From the Leptospira andrefontaineae genome, the window TTCGCATAAGGAACTAAAACAGAATCGGATATTGCCCCACCAAATTCTTTCGCACCTTTTCCCATTCCATAAGCACTTGTATGAGGAACAGTGCTGCAACTTTTAGTCAGGCCTGTTTCACAATTAGCACAATGCCCACAGGAAATTTGGAATGGAACTGCAACACGTGTTCCTTTAGGGAAGAGTGAAGATAGTTCTTCGCTTGTTTCTAGTATTTCTCCTACAAACTCGTGTCCCAAAGGAAAAGGGGGTCGGAATAATGTTTGTCCTCTCAAAATTGGAAGATCCAAATCGCATCTGGCAACTGCCAGGGGGCGGACTAAGGCCTGGTTCGGTCCTGAAAGTTTAGGATCTGGGACTTCTTCCCATTCTACCCGATTTCTTTTAGAAAATAACAATTGTTGCATGGCTTTCCTCCGATAGACCAATCAGTCTATCCGCAATCGTTCTCAGAAAAATAGAATAGACCAGTTAGTCTATCATTTTATTTTAGTCCGATGAGCAAACGAAAACCGGAACTGGGCCAACCGGAAGGTCCTTTCGAAAGGATCGCATCCACAGCAGTTCGCTTGATGTATTCCCAAGGTTATGCTGGAACTTCTATCAACCAGGTGATCGATGAATCGGAATCCCATAAGGCAAGTTTTTATAGATATTTCCAAACCAAAGAAGATCTGGGGAAAGAATACGTAGAACGTCAAGGCAGGGATTTTCAAGTTGGCTGGGAAAGGTTAATGGAAAAATCCGAAACGCCTGAAGAGTTCGTTCATAGATGGATGGCTCTTTTAAAAAAGCAGGTTAAGTCGGGAAGATATTTCGGATGTCCTCTTGCTCGATTTATGGGAAGTCTGGATAAACCTGAACCTGATCTTGCAGAAAGAAGTTCTACTGTGCTGGGATCCTGGATATCCTGTTTAGAAAATTATTTCGAAAAAAATAAGAAGGCTCTAACACTTCCTGCCAATTTCGAATCCAGAAAGAAGGCTGAGTTGTTTTTGAAATTATTCCAAGGCAATTCACAATTTTATGTGATGACCCAGGATCCCAAATATTTTAATGAATTAGAAGAAGAGATGCTTTTTGAACTAAAAAGCATCATAAAAACTTAAACTATTTTGGTCTTTTTAAGGGAGATCTTTACCTTCTTCCCTTTTAATCTTACAATCTTACCGGGAGCGCCCACCACAGTACAATCATCCGGAATATCGTGATCGATCACTACTGCTTCTGCACCTATCTTCACATTATTACCCACGTGTACCGGGCCTAAAACTGTCGCTCTTGCACCGATAAGTACATTATTTCCAACAGTAGGATGGCGTTTTCCTTGGTGGTTTCCCGTTCCACCTAGGGTAACCCCATGGAATAAGATACAATCATCACCTATCTCGGCGGTCCCACCTATTACGATTCCCATTCCATGGTCGATAAATAGTCCGCTACCTATCTTAGCTCCCGGATGGATCTCAATCCCCGTAAGGAAACGATTGAACTGAGAAATAAATCGGGCTAAAAACTTCAGTCCTATCTTATATAAAGGATATGCAATATACTTATGTAAAAGAATTGAATGCAACCCTGGATAGAGTATAAATTCCATCCCCCTTGCTGCGGGGTCGTTCTTAAAAATTGCTTGGATCTCTCGAATCATTCGGAAAATCTAATGGGATTTTTTCTTTTTACGATCTGATCTGGAATATTCTTCGTTACTTTCTCTTTTAGCTACGTAGTTAGCTAAGGTGAGAATAGCTCCTCCCCAGAAAGCGGCCCAGAATCCAGGCACGAATATTTTATCAGGGAATATATTAGCGATCCAAAATAGAACGATAGCATTCACCACAAGTCCGGCGATCCCCAAGGTCAAAAGATAAACCAAATATCCTACACCAAATGTAACCAGGACAAGGAACCATCTTAAAACGAAATTTAAAAATCCGAAAAATAGGACGATTACTATTACATCCCAGACATGATTGCTGACACGAAAGCCTGAATCAATTAGAGGAAAAACAAATACTACTACCAAGGATTGTAGTAAAACGGAAAAAAGAAGTCTGTACATCTATGTCCTTAAACTGTAGAATCTAGGAACTGTCCCAAATGAGGAGGTAATCCACCTGGAGGAACCACCACTGTTTGCGGTTGCACTACTGCATTATCCGAAACGGAGGCAACTTCTCTGGGTTGGTCCCCTACTAAGGCAGGAGCCGAAGAATCTGAATATAAAATTTGTCGAGATCCGACAGCCATATAAGGCATATTCTTCTTCCTTTCTGTTATATTCTTCCTATTAGACGAATTCGAAAAGCAAAATTATATCTTAACCTTCTACAACTAATCCACAATCCATCTTTTCGACGACGAATCCTGTGTAGATCAATGGATAAAGTAAGTAGGTCCCAAGTCCCACAACCCAAGCAAATCCAGTGCGAGGAGTATCTCTTACTCCAGTACTTTGGAAAAATAAACGAACAGATCTAAACGGTTTTTTGCCTGAGTCAGAGGATGCCAAAGTTTTATCAGTAATCCCTAAGCCGCAGTTATGAGTGAGCTTGTTTCCTTCGATAGTGATCAAAACTTCTTTTCTTTCCGACTTGTTCCAAGAAACTCTTCTGGTGACAGTCCCTTCTAATTCGAGTTCTTTGGATCTAGCGCCTGTTCCTACTAAGATCGGGAATTTTGCATATTCTCGATCTAATCTTCTGTCCTTGCCTTCAACCCCAGTTGCGAAAGTCGCCATCAAAGTTTTTACATCGTATTCCAAATCATCTTCGAATTGGACGAGTACTGGCATTTCGGATCTTTGTTCTCCGGAAGAAGGTAACTGAATTTCAGGATTTTTCTTTTCCGCTCCGGAACAAGATACAAGCAATGAAGAAACAGATACAAAAAGTATAATAGAATATTTAGAGAATGAATTCATAGAATGTCCGGCACTTCTATGAAACCCCGGAAAGAATTTCTGTCCAGCGAAAATCGCAGTTGGACGGATACAAATCAGTAAAGGTTACAAACAAAACAGCTATAGAAATTTATTTACCATGTCCGACTTAGAATTTGGGTGGGATATAAAATAAGCGCCAAGACCAATCGGGAAGGCTATATGCGATACTTATCTATAAACCATCAAATACTTCTAATATTTTCTCCAGCAAAACCAAAACCAAAACCAAAATTTTCCAAACGAATACAGATCTTAATCTTATTATCCATATACTCATGTTCTTCTTTTCCAAGAGGAGATAAATCTTTGATTTCAAGAGAACATCAATACTCTCTATTTTACACGAATGAAGAAGGTAATGTATACAGGACAGACCTGAGTCTTAAAACAAAATACAAGGACGCTTTTGCAGATCTAGAAAAATTTGACTCGGAATTTATAGGTCCTCAAAAACAAAAATATACGGAAAGGATCAAAGAAGTTTCCTTATATAAATCGGAACTAAAAAAGGATAGTAGCTCTATAGTGAGAAAATTAGGAGGAGTTCTTGCAATAGCTGCGATCACTCCTGTTCCATTTGCCTTCGAGACCACTTTAGTTTTAGGAACAATTTACGTAACATATCAAAAAATGACTGAAACTTCGGAAGCGAAGCTCAGAAAAAAACATGTGGAGTTCCTAATAAATGAATGTGCTAACTCGGAAGATAGTTTAGAGGATTTCAAAGAAGATCATTTGGATGAATTCGTTTCCAGATGGAAAAAAGAATTTATGAAAGAATCCAATCATTTTGTGAACGCAGATGATTGGGAGGATGTTCGCTTATTAGATACTCTTATGGAAAAATACCAGATAGATAAGGAATGGTTGAAGATCAACGCCGAATGGGAATGGAGAGCTTCTTCCCAACATTGTAATCGAGAAACGAAAGAGGAAAAAGATAGTCGTATCCATAAGGAAGATAAGAAATGGAAAAAGAATGGATCCAAGACTGAAAACCGCATTGGACTATCTGAAAAGAGGGGACTCGAATACCGCTAAGTCCGTATTGATATCTTGGACTGAGTCTGAGCCTAATAACCCTAATGCATTTTTTCATTTGGGGATGTGCCTTTCCCAATTGGGCGAAATGGCGCCTGCAGAATCCGCGTTACAAGAATGTATTCGTTTGGAGCCCGCGCATGTTCAGGCTTGGGTCGGACTTGGAGTATTATTCGCTCGTAAAAAAGACAAACCAAAAGCGGAGTTCCATCTTTCCAAGGCATTGGAATTAGATGATAATGATGTATTCGCCAAAAAGAATTTAGCGGCAGTTTATACCGGGGCTTCTAAATTTGATCGCGCATTGGATTTACTCAAAGATCTACCTGAGTCCGAGTTATCCGATTCCCCTACTCTATATGCATTAGCAATTTGTTATGTAAGAACAAATCGTTTTGAAGAAGCTAGAGAAACTTTCCAGAAATTAGAGATTGTTGGTATTCCGGACCAGGTCAAAAAAGAATATCTTCAACTAAAACAATTACTGGAAGAGAAACAATTCGAACAAGGCGGTATCTGGAGTTTTCTTAAAAAAGAAGAGGACATTTGACCGCGACAGTGACGCATGATTTTTTTCTTTTTTACTTGACTTCCTTTTCCAATTTGCCGAGTCTAAAAGTAAATATGGCGCAAAATTTCTTCCAAGCTAATATGCTCGGTCTCCTCTTACTCCTTCTTTGGAGTTGAGAGGACGGAATCTTGCGCGCGCAAAAACCCGCTCCTCTGAGCGGGTTTTTTTGTATCAGGGTCTTCTCCCGGCAAAATCTCTCGCTTGAGGCCGGAAAAAGAGAGTGCCCATGGAACAAAAATCAAATGCGATTATCGCAACACAATATCCTTCCATCCAAGAGATGATCATTCCCGGCCAGGGTTTGAAAACTCCTCCTGTATCTCCATTCTTCATGGATGTTACACTAAGAGACGGCAACCAAGCGTTGCCCAAACCTTGGAACCTGGAAGAAAAAGAGATCATATTTAAGAGACTTGTAAAGTTAGGAGTACAAGGAATAGAAGTTGGATTTGCATCTGCAAGCAAACAAGACTTCGAAGCATGCTCATATCTTTCTTCTTTGGCTCCGGAGAATGTTGCTATTTCCAGTCTATCTCGAGCAGTAGAGAAGGAGATAGATCTTTCTTGGGAAGCGATCCGCAAAGCTCCTCGCCCACGGATCCATATTGTTTATCCTATCAGCGATTTTACGATCAGGAACGTATTGGGAATTTCCGAAAAGGAAGTTAAAGAAAATATAATACGTTCCGTTTCATATGCACGTAAATTAGCGGGAAATTACGGAGAAGTCCAATTTTCAGGAGAACATTTCGGGGATTCCTTGGAGAATATGGATTTTGCCGTGGAAGCATTCCAGGCTGCTTTGGATGCGGGTGCAGATGTAGTAAATCTTCCTAATACCGTGGAAAGATACAGACCTTATTTGTTCGTAGCAATGGTCCGTAAAGTTGCAGAGTCCCTACCTCAAGGAAGTAAAATTTCAGTCCATACCCATAACGATTTGGGAATGGCAACCGCAACTACTGTGGAAAGTTTTTTTGCAGGAGCCACTCAATTGGAAACTGCGTTAAACGGTTTGGGCGAAAGAGCCGGAAATACAAACACGTACGAAGTAGCGATCGCTCTTCATAATTGTGGAGTTAAAGTGGATTTAGATCTTCAGACAATTTATGAAACTTCCAGGATCGTTTCTCGTATGTCAGGAGTTCCTATCCCGGAAAAAGCTCCTTTAATCGGAGATGACGTAGTCGCTCATAGAAGTGGAATACATCAGGATGGAGTTTCCAAAACAAAAGGTATGAAGAAGGGAGCGTATCGTGCTTTCGACGCAAACCTGATCGGAAGGCCGGAAGGAGATCGGATCGCATTCACAAGCCAATCCGGTAAATCTGCAATTTATGAAATTCTAATGCAATCCGGGGTTTCTGTTTCGAAGGAAGAAGCTTCTAAATTGCAGCCAATCTTAAAATCAATCTCCGAAAATTCGGGGGGAGGAGAATTGTCGATTGAGGAGATCAAGACCGAGTTGGGGAAATTGAGATTATTGGAAAGTTCCGATCGTAAACGCCTCCAAAATAGCTAATAGATCTATCTTTGGCCTCTCTTGATCTCAGGGGGATCTTCACA encodes:
- a CDS encoding TetR/AcrR family transcriptional regulator — translated: MSKRKPELGQPEGPFERIASTAVRLMYSQGYAGTSINQVIDESESHKASFYRYFQTKEDLGKEYVERQGRDFQVGWERLMEKSETPEEFVHRWMALLKKQVKSGRYFGCPLARFMGSLDKPEPDLAERSSTVLGSWISCLENYFEKNKKALTLPANFESRKKAELFLKLFQGNSQFYVMTQDPKYFNELEEEMLFELKSIIKT
- the epsC gene encoding serine O-acetyltransferase EpsC, which encodes MIREIQAIFKNDPAARGMEFILYPGLHSILLHKYIAYPLYKIGLKFLARFISQFNRFLTGIEIHPGAKIGSGLFIDHGMGIVIGGTAEIGDDCILFHGVTLGGTGNHQGKRHPTVGNNVLIGARATVLGPVHVGNNVKIGAEAVVIDHDIPDDCTVVGAPGKIVRLKGKKVKISLKKTKIV
- a CDS encoding phage holin family protein; the encoded protein is MYRLLFSVLLQSLVVVFVFPLIDSGFRVSNHVWDVIVIVLFFGFLNFVLRWFLVLVTFGVGYLVYLLTLGIAGLVVNAIVLFWIANIFPDKIFVPGFWAAFWGGAILTLANYVAKRESNEEYSRSDRKKKKSH
- a CDS encoding tetratricopeptide repeat protein, with translation MDPRLKTALDYLKRGDSNTAKSVLISWTESEPNNPNAFFHLGMCLSQLGEMAPAESALQECIRLEPAHVQAWVGLGVLFARKKDKPKAEFHLSKALELDDNDVFAKKNLAAVYTGASKFDRALDLLKDLPESELSDSPTLYALAICYVRTNRFEEARETFQKLEIVGIPDQVKKEYLQLKQLLEEKQFEQGGIWSFLKKEEDI
- the leuA2 gene encoding 2-isopropylmalate synthase LeuA2, producing the protein MIIPGQGLKTPPVSPFFMDVTLRDGNQALPKPWNLEEKEIIFKRLVKLGVQGIEVGFASASKQDFEACSYLSSLAPENVAISSLSRAVEKEIDLSWEAIRKAPRPRIHIVYPISDFTIRNVLGISEKEVKENIIRSVSYARKLAGNYGEVQFSGEHFGDSLENMDFAVEAFQAALDAGADVVNLPNTVERYRPYLFVAMVRKVAESLPQGSKISVHTHNDLGMATATTVESFFAGATQLETALNGLGERAGNTNTYEVAIALHNCGVKVDLDLQTIYETSRIVSRMSGVPIPEKAPLIGDDVVAHRSGIHQDGVSKTKGMKKGAYRAFDANLIGRPEGDRIAFTSQSGKSAIYEILMQSGVSVSKEEASKLQPILKSISENSGGGELSIEEIKTELGKLRLLESSDRKRLQNS